The DNA window GACGGCTGGCCGGGCGACGTCGACCCGTCGGCGGTCACCGCGGTCGTCCTCCACAGCGACCTCACGCGCACCGGCTGGTTCTCCTCGTCGCACGAGCTGCTCGACCGCCTGCACGAGAACGTCGTCTGGGGCATGCGCGGGAACTTCCTCAGCATCCCCACCGACTGCCCGCAGCGCGACGAGCGACTGGGCTGGACGGGCGACCTCCAGGTCTTCGCGCCCACCGCGAGCTTCCTCTACGACAGCTCCGCCTTCCTCGACTCCTGGCTGCGCGACCTCGCGCTCGAGCAGGGGCACGCGGACGGCGTCGTCCCGATGGTCGTGCCGGCGGCGCTCTCCGGGTTCGCCGGCGGCGGTCCGACCGCCGCGTGGGGAGACGCCGCGACCGTCGTCCCGTGGGTGCTCCACGAGCGCTACGGCGACCTCGGCGTGCTCCGCGAGCAGTACGCGTCCATGCGGTCGTGGGTCGAGGCCGTGCTCCGCGTCAGCACCGACGGGCTGTGGTCGAACACGTTCCAGCTCGGTGACTGGCTCGATCCGAGCGCGCCGCCGGACCAGCCCGCGAAGGCCCGGGTCGACTCCGACATCGTCGCGAGCGCGTACCACGCCAGGTCGCTGCGGATCCTGTCCGACACCGCCGCCCTCCTCGGCGAGACGGCGGACGCCGAGCACTACGGCGCCCTGGCCGACCGGAGCCGTGCCGCGTTCGCCGCCGAGTACGTGACGCCGGCCGGCCGGATGATGTCCGACGCGCCGACCGCCTACGCCCTCGCCCTCCGGTTCGACCTCGTGGACGATCCCGGGGTGCGGCGGCGGCTCGCGGACCGACTCGCCGACCTCGTGCGCGCCGACGGCTACCGCATCGGCACGGGGTTCGTCGGGACGCCGCTCATCACCGACGCGCTCACCGACGGCGGTCACCTCCGCGCCGCCGGCCGCCTCATGCTGCAGACCGAGAACCCGTCGTGGCTGTCGCCCGTCACGAAGGGTGCGACCACGGTCTGGGAACGCTGGGACAGCCTGCTGGAGGACGGCTCGGTGAACCCCGGCGAGATGACCTCCTTCAACCACTACGCCCTGGGTGCCGTCGCCGACTGGCTGCACCGCACGGTCGCGGGACTCGCTCCCGCAGCGCCCGGCTACCGGGAGCTGCGCATCGCCCCACAGCCGATCGACGGGCTCGACCACGCCGAAGCTCGACACCTCACCCCGTACGGACCGGCGTCCGTCGCCTGGCGCCGCGAGGGCTCGTCACTCGTGGTCACGGCGGAGGTCCCGCCGAACACGACGGCCACGGTCGCGCTGCCCGGTGCACCGGTGGAGACGGTGGGATCGGGTCGGTACGAGTGGACGGTGCCGGTGGTCGAGACGACCGCTCTCGACGACACCGTCGAACTCGACCTCGAGTCGCCGCTCTCGGAGATCATCGACCGCCCGGCCGCCTACGACGCCCTCCTGGCGGCCGTGGCCCGGCACGATCAGGCCAAGGCCGACGAGATCCGTCGAGGGACGCAGTGGAGCCGCGGTCGGACCGTCCGGCAGCTCCTCATGTTCACGCCCCCGACCATGCTCGACGACGTCGCGGCCGCCCTGGCCGCCGTGTCAGCCGCGGGGGTTGCGCGATAAACGCCACTCGGCTGTTTCACGTGCAACACTCGCACCGCCAGCACCACCCGCATCGACAGCACCACCGTTCGCCCACCGCCGACCCGTTCGGCTGATCACTGGAGATCCATGTTCGACCGCAGCTCAGCTTTCGGAGACGTCCTCACCAGCCCGGCCGGCCGAGCCGTCCTGGAGGTGTTCCTGCCCGGGATCGCGGCGTCGCCGATGGCGAAGCAGTTCACGAGCATCCGCCTCGGCCAGCTCTCCGCGATCGTCCCCGAGCTCGCCGACGACGAGGCGAAGGAACGCCTGTGGGCGGCGTTGGCCGAGGTCGACGACGGCCCGGAGGCCCGCGCGCCCTACGGTCAGGCGATCGAGCCGGACACCGGCTACGAGGGCGAGGAGGTCGGACGCGGCTCGGCGGCCGTGACCGTGCCGGGCACCGTCCCGCAGTACGGCGTCGTCGAGGTCCGTTTCGACGGTCCATCGCACGGCAACCCCTTCGTCGACGTCGAGCTCGGCGCGACGTTCACGAACGGCGCGCGTGAGCTCACCGTCGGCGGCTTCTACGACGGCGACGGCCGGTACCTCGTGCGGCTCCTCGCCGAGGAGCCGGGCGAGTGGACGTTCACCACGACCTCGACCGCACGATCGCTCGACGGGATCACCGGGACGGTGACGGTCGGCGCCGCCGAGCCGGGTCACCACGGTCCGGTCCGGGTGGACGGGTTCCACTTCGCGCACGCCGACGGCACCCGGCACCGCCCGCTTGGCACGACCGCGTACGCCTGGACGCACCAGACGGTGGAGCTCCAGGAGGCGACGCTCGCCGCCCTGGCCGCCGCGCCGTTCACGAAGATCCGCATGTGCGTGTTCCCGAAGTCGTACCTCTACAACGCGAACGAACCCACGTCGTTCCCCTTCGTCGGTTCCCTGGCCGAGGGCTTCGACGTCGAGCGGTTCGACCCGGCGTACTGGGCCAACCTGGAGCACCGCATCGCCCAGCTCGGGGCGCTCGGCATCGAAGCGGACCTCATCCTCTTCCACGCCTACGACCGGTGGGGCTTCGCCGATCTCGGCCCGGCCGTCGACGAGCGGTACCTCCGCTACGCGGTGCGCCGACTCGCCGCCTTCGCGAACGTGTGGTGGTCGATGGCCAACGAGTACGACCTGCTCTGGGCGAAGACGACCGACGACTGGGAGCGCCTGGCCGCGGTGGTCGGCGACGAGGACCCGCACGGGCACCTCAACTCGATCCACAATTGCCAGGGCTTCTACGACTACACGAAGCCGTGGATCACGCACTGCAGCGTGCAGCGGGTGGACGTGTACCGCACCGCCGAGAACACCGACCTCTGGCGGCAGCAGTGGGGCAAGCCGATCGTCATCGACGAGTGCGCGTACGAGGGCGACATCGACCAGGGCTGGGGCAACATCACCGGCGAGGAGATGGTGCGGCGGTTCTGGGAGGGCGCGATCCGCGGCGGCTACGTCGGCCACGGGGAGACGTACCTCAACGAGCGCGAGGAGCTGTTCTGGTCGAAGGGCGGACCGCTCATCGGCTCGAGCCCGGATCGCATCGCCTTCCTCGAGCGCATCTCGGCCGAGTCCCCGACGGGCGTGCTCGACCCGC is part of the Plantibacter sp. Leaf314 genome and encodes:
- a CDS encoding DUF5605 domain-containing protein; amino-acid sequence: MFDRSSAFGDVLTSPAGRAVLEVFLPGIAASPMAKQFTSIRLGQLSAIVPELADDEAKERLWAALAEVDDGPEARAPYGQAIEPDTGYEGEEVGRGSAAVTVPGTVPQYGVVEVRFDGPSHGNPFVDVELGATFTNGARELTVGGFYDGDGRYLVRLLAEEPGEWTFTTTSTARSLDGITGTVTVGAAEPGHHGPVRVDGFHFAHADGTRHRPLGTTAYAWTHQTVELQEATLAALAAAPFTKIRMCVFPKSYLYNANEPTSFPFVGSLAEGFDVERFDPAYWANLEHRIAQLGALGIEADLILFHAYDRWGFADLGPAVDERYLRYAVRRLAAFANVWWSMANEYDLLWAKTTDDWERLAAVVGDEDPHGHLNSIHNCQGFYDYTKPWITHCSVQRVDVYRTAENTDLWRQQWGKPIVIDECAYEGDIDQGWGNITGEEMVRRFWEGAIRGGYVGHGETYLNEREELFWSKGGPLIGSSPDRIAFLERISAESPTGVLDPLPGDWDVPWGGVAGRYVIGYFGFNRPRFRNVFLPDGEFHVDVLDTWNMTVETLPGTFSGTVRVDLPGRQFMAVRLRRVE
- a CDS encoding family 78 glycoside hydrolase catalytic domain gives rise to the protein MTAATTGARIGRLRAEARDDSPAVATPTPRLSWTVETPGTDWVQAWAELRDDTGATARLEGRDSVLVAWPFEALSPDTTRTLEVRAGSTSGEETPWSAPLTVEAAFLADGAWAAGFIGLAAPERAAQPMRVRRSFTVDRPVRRARLYWTALGAAEPQLNGTLVSADVLSPGWTAYGDRLVHETVDVTALIEPGENVVAATVAGAWYTERYGFFQFAKRIYGEQPLVAAQLQLDYADGTSATIVTDDSWSAADGADLVDSGIYAGEAIDTTLAEPGWATTGFDASGWSAALVDDAAHPVPEARIAAPVRRIEERAVAEVLTAPSGATILDFGQNLVGRLRITVSGPRGTVLTLRHAEVLDEGELALRPLRNAAATDHVTLPGDGEQTIEPRFTFHGFRYAQIDGWPGDVDPSAVTAVVLHSDLTRTGWFSSSHELLDRLHENVVWGMRGNFLSIPTDCPQRDERLGWTGDLQVFAPTASFLYDSSAFLDSWLRDLALEQGHADGVVPMVVPAALSGFAGGGPTAAWGDAATVVPWVLHERYGDLGVLREQYASMRSWVEAVLRVSTDGLWSNTFQLGDWLDPSAPPDQPAKARVDSDIVASAYHARSLRILSDTAALLGETADAEHYGALADRSRAAFAAEYVTPAGRMMSDAPTAYALALRFDLVDDPGVRRRLADRLADLVRADGYRIGTGFVGTPLITDALTDGGHLRAAGRLMLQTENPSWLSPVTKGATTVWERWDSLLEDGSVNPGEMTSFNHYALGAVADWLHRTVAGLAPAAPGYRELRIAPQPIDGLDHAEARHLTPYGPASVAWRREGSSLVVTAEVPPNTTATVALPGAPVETVGSGRYEWTVPVVETTALDDTVELDLESPLSEIIDRPAAYDALLAAVARHDQAKADEIRRGTQWSRGRTVRQLLMFTPPTMLDDVAAALAAVSAAGVAR